In a single window of the Pseudodesulfovibrio profundus genome:
- the prmC gene encoding peptide chain release factor N(5)-glutamine methyltransferase: MSQSIIELLQVCEQRLFAVDSPRLSAELLIAHVLECSRLDLVLNKDRMLASAELSQIEELVARREGGEPIAYILGSKEFFGLDFEVAQGVLIPRPETEHLVEAVQERFSPDAEFLFADLGTGSGILAVTIATLFPNAKGVAVDLSPEALKIASRNSVTHGVSDRVSFVQADFTCPLFQPQSFDLIVTNPPYVPLYEYESASHEVVSFEPRTALVSGIDGLDHMRLLLPHVEKALRSNGSFLSEIGYQHGDQLVRMFTDNWPEFYDVLIRKDLSGHDRIIISQRR; the protein is encoded by the coding sequence ATGTCGCAATCCATAATTGAACTGCTGCAAGTCTGCGAACAGCGGTTGTTTGCTGTCGATTCACCACGATTGAGTGCTGAGTTGTTGATTGCTCATGTACTTGAGTGTTCTCGTTTGGACCTTGTTCTGAACAAGGATCGGATGCTTGCATCTGCTGAATTGAGTCAGATTGAAGAGCTGGTTGCACGACGTGAAGGTGGGGAACCAATTGCCTATATTTTGGGGAGTAAAGAATTCTTTGGGCTGGATTTTGAAGTTGCCCAGGGAGTGCTTATTCCCCGTCCAGAAACCGAACATCTAGTTGAGGCCGTTCAGGAGCGATTCAGCCCAGATGCTGAATTCCTTTTTGCGGATTTGGGGACTGGATCTGGAATACTGGCCGTAACGATTGCGACCTTGTTTCCCAACGCAAAAGGAGTCGCTGTTGATTTGAGTCCTGAAGCTTTGAAGATTGCTTCTCGCAACAGTGTTACACACGGTGTAAGCGATAGGGTTTCATTTGTTCAGGCAGATTTTACCTGCCCTTTGTTTCAGCCTCAGTCTTTTGATCTCATCGTTACCAATCCGCCCTATGTTCCGCTTTACGAATATGAAAGCGCGAGCCATGAGGTTGTATCCTTTGAGCCTCGTACCGCTTTGGTGAGTGGAATTGATGGGCTTGATCATATGCGACTGCTGTTACCTCATGTCGAGAAGGCGCTGCGCTCAAATGGTTCTTTCCTGTCAGAAATCGGATACCAGCACGGCGATCAGTTGGTGAGAATGTTTACTGATAACTGGCCTGAATTTTATGATGTATTAATTAGAAAAGACCTTTCTGGACATGATCGTATTATAATTTCACAGCGACGCTAA
- the lpxC gene encoding UDP-3-O-acyl-N-acetylglucosamine deacetylase has product MLQTTIHKTVRCTGVGLHSGKQVEMVLRPAAEDTGILFSLHNGDGSTFLTPAPNLVVETGLATVLGNGRETVATVEHLLAAVSGMGIDNIHIEVTGRELPIMDGSAASFVYLLKQAGVRELGKPRTVMAIKKAIEFEQDGKSIKARPYDGFRVDYTIEFAHPLIGVQNMSLEVTPENFVAEIAKARTFGFLKEVDYLHANGLALGGSLDNAIVLDEYGVLNAEGLRFQDEFVRHKILDFVGDMAVLGAPLQGHFTVFASGHAMNNAFLRHIDENREMYLETKTLADSLRVEETVHEGVVEAAPVPA; this is encoded by the coding sequence ATGCTACAAACCACTATACATAAAACAGTTCGGTGTACCGGAGTCGGACTCCACAGCGGAAAGCAGGTGGAGATGGTTTTGCGTCCCGCAGCTGAAGATACAGGAATTCTTTTCTCATTGCACAATGGGGATGGTTCCACTTTCCTTACACCAGCCCCAAACCTTGTTGTTGAAACTGGCTTGGCGACTGTGTTGGGCAATGGGCGCGAGACCGTTGCAACGGTAGAGCACTTGCTCGCAGCCGTGTCGGGAATGGGTATCGACAATATACATATCGAAGTGACTGGACGTGAGCTTCCCATTATGGATGGAAGTGCTGCTTCTTTTGTTTATCTGCTGAAGCAGGCTGGCGTTCGTGAACTGGGCAAGCCACGTACCGTGATGGCAATCAAAAAAGCTATTGAATTTGAGCAGGATGGCAAGTCCATCAAGGCTCGCCCATATGATGGTTTCCGAGTTGATTACACCATCGAGTTTGCACACCCTCTCATTGGTGTCCAAAATATGTCTCTTGAGGTGACTCCTGAGAATTTTGTGGCTGAAATCGCAAAAGCAAGAACTTTCGGTTTTCTCAAGGAAGTAGACTATCTCCATGCCAATGGGCTTGCTCTTGGCGGCTCTTTGGATAACGCAATCGTCCTTGATGAATATGGTGTCCTGAATGCGGAGGGACTCCGTTTCCAGGATGAGTTTGTTCGCCACAAGATCTTAGACTTTGTTGGAGATATGGCAGTTCTGGGTGCTCCGCTTCAAGGACATTTCACTGTCTTTGCTTCTGGACATGCAATGAACAATGCTTTCCTGCGTCATATCGATGAAAATAGAGAGATGTATCTTGAAACGAAAACATTGGCTGACTCTCTTCGTGTTGAGGAAACCGTACATGAGGGTGTTGTTGAGGCTGCTCCGGTCCCAGCATAG